In the Verrucomicrobiia bacterium genome, one interval contains:
- a CDS encoding HAMP domain-containing sensor histidine kinase translates to MEKYLRPATPLPLEPERERTFIFLLLGTSAFTLIVFILLIIGALIKNATTLPGRMVIITMASAALFLMFTLWRKAKYRLAATLLVLFYGVIASLIIITWGIATTFGILLLSVTVVLASILLGPRQSLYAAGAATFVLIGLQIVIDFGWYTPLESTVRPTVLGEVFGYSAIFAVLGLVSWLFGKNMEASLKKARAAEAALSKEKELLEVRVAERTLELEALQFQEMQQLYRFAEMGQLSAALLHDLANQLTVLTLDIEDLQQRAPRSEAVSRARNSVRHLEHMIDRVRAQLQGENPERRFHLAKRIKETLQLLKQKAHGKQVTLEFETSGKTSTMLTGDPTRLSQAIAIIITNAIDAYARTKSPSKKVVKLQLSEDANTFFIAITDWGAGISPEHRQKIFEPFFTTKETGMGIGLFIAKQIIENHFHGSLALDPATEYTKFILSLPKSPKKQNDR, encoded by the coding sequence TTGGAAAAATATTTAAGGCCCGCAACACCACTTCCGCTTGAGCCTGAGCGTGAGCGCACTTTTATTTTTCTTTTGCTTGGCACTTCCGCCTTCACACTGATCGTTTTTATTTTGTTAATCATCGGGGCACTCATCAAAAACGCCACCACCCTCCCCGGTCGCATGGTGATAATTACCATGGCTTCCGCTGCTTTATTCTTAATGTTTACTTTGTGGCGTAAAGCAAAATACCGCCTCGCAGCAACCTTATTGGTGCTCTTTTATGGTGTTATTGCGAGTCTCATCATTATCACCTGGGGCATTGCCACCACTTTTGGCATTTTGCTTCTAAGCGTGACCGTGGTACTGGCAAGCATTTTACTTGGCCCGCGACAATCGTTGTATGCCGCTGGGGCCGCCACATTCGTGTTGATTGGTTTACAAATCGTGATCGATTTTGGTTGGTATACGCCGCTCGAATCAACCGTACGACCCACTGTACTTGGGGAAGTGTTTGGTTATAGTGCAATTTTTGCAGTTTTAGGGCTAGTGTCGTGGTTGTTTGGTAAAAATATGGAAGCATCGCTAAAGAAGGCCAGGGCCGCTGAAGCTGCGCTTTCAAAAGAAAAAGAGTTACTCGAAGTACGAGTTGCCGAACGTACCCTTGAACTTGAAGCGCTGCAATTCCAGGAAATGCAGCAGCTTTACCGGTTTGCCGAAATGGGACAGCTGAGTGCAGCGCTACTTCATGATCTGGCGAATCAGCTAACCGTTTTGACGCTGGACATCGAAGACTTACAGCAACGGGCGCCTCGCTCGGAAGCGGTATCGCGTGCTCGCAATAGCGTTCGGCACCTCGAGCACATGATTGATCGTGTTCGAGCCCAACTACAAGGCGAAAACCCGGAGCGCCGCTTTCATCTTGCCAAGCGAATCAAGGAGACATTGCAGCTACTTAAACAAAAAGCCCACGGAAAGCAGGTTACACTCGAGTTTGAGACTTCAGGAAAAACTTCGACTATGCTCACCGGTGACCCAACCCGTCTGAGCCAAGCAATCGCCATTATTATCACGAATGCTATCGATGCCTACGCAAGAACAAAGTCCCCAAGCAAAAAGGTAGTAAAATTGCAATTATCTGAAGATGCGAATACTTTCTTCATAGCTATTACAGACTGGGGCGCTGGCATTAGCCCTGAGCACAGGCAAAAGATTTTTGAGCCGTTCTTCACCACCAAAGAAACCGGTATGGGTATCGGCTTATTTATTGCGAAACAAATTATCGAGAATCATTTCCACGGATCGCTTGCCCTCGACCCTGCTACCGAATACACAAAGTTTATACTTTCCCTGCCGAAAAGTCCAAAAAAGCAAAATGACCGATGA
- a CDS encoding response regulator transcription factor encodes MKLLIVEDNQHLSERIKLLFGKSFVIDVVESGNEALSKAASVQYAVIILDLGLPDISGKKVCEKLRAAGNQAAILVLTASKERSDCIALLESGADDYLTKPFDREELQARIKALSRRQAFRLKRNIIKHRDLVIDLDRRHVERSGVPIKLRRKEFDILEYLINNRGRAVTRSMILNHAWETTKDSWSSTVDVHIKYLRDKIDRPFDAPIIKTAYGIGYMVDDPA; translated from the coding sequence ATGAAACTATTAATCGTCGAAGACAACCAGCACCTCTCTGAAAGAATAAAACTTTTGTTTGGTAAAAGTTTTGTTATCGATGTGGTCGAATCAGGCAATGAAGCCCTTAGTAAGGCCGCCTCGGTACAATATGCTGTTATTATTCTTGATCTTGGCTTGCCAGATATATCGGGGAAGAAGGTTTGTGAAAAACTACGGGCCGCCGGCAACCAAGCGGCTATTCTGGTGCTCACCGCTTCAAAAGAACGTAGCGATTGCATTGCACTACTTGAATCAGGCGCCGACGATTATCTCACCAAACCTTTTGACCGCGAAGAATTACAGGCGCGCATCAAAGCGCTCAGTCGTCGCCAAGCTTTTCGGCTAAAGCGAAACATCATTAAACATCGCGACCTGGTGATCGACCTCGATCGCCGGCACGTTGAACGGTCGGGCGTCCCTATTAAGCTCCGACGCAAAGAATTTGACATACTCGAATACCTAATAAATAACCGCGGTCGCGCCGTCACTCGCTCTATGATTCTTAATCATGCCTGGGAAACTACCAAAGATAGCTGGAGCAGCACGGTTGATGTACACATAAAATATTTACGCGACAAGATTGACCGACCATTTGACGCGCCGATAATCAAAACTGCCTATGGTATCGGTTATATGGTCGATGACCCAGCGTAG
- a CDS encoding LemA family protein: MIPLLVVGAIVLIFIIFLWATYNSLVKLNVRVEEAWSDITVQLKRRLDLIPNLINTVKGYAEHERSVFEAVTEARANALNAQGVKETAEAENQFEGALKSLFAVAENYPQLRASENFQQLQQELVDTEDKIQAARRFYNGGVRDLNTKIQLFPNNLFAGWLGFKNREFFEVDDMASVEKPVEVSF, encoded by the coding sequence ATGATTCCATTACTAGTTGTCGGTGCAATTGTACTGATTTTTATTATCTTCTTATGGGCAACCTACAACAGCCTTGTTAAGCTGAATGTCCGGGTTGAAGAAGCCTGGAGCGATATCACGGTGCAACTTAAGCGACGGCTCGACCTGATTCCGAACCTTATTAACACCGTAAAAGGCTACGCCGAACACGAACGCAGCGTGTTTGAAGCGGTTACCGAAGCCCGCGCCAACGCCCTAAACGCTCAAGGCGTTAAAGAAACAGCCGAAGCTGAAAACCAATTCGAAGGCGCACTAAAAAGCTTGTTTGCAGTAGCTGAAAACTACCCACAACTACGGGCTAGCGAGAATTTCCAGCAACTACAGCAAGAATTAGTTGATACTGAAGACAAAATCCAGGCTGCCCGCCGCTTCTATAACGGTGGTGTCCGTGATCTCAATACCAAAATTCAATTGTTCCCAAATAATCTTTTTGCTGGCTGGCTTGGGTTTAAAAACCGAGAATTCTTCGAAGTCGATGACATGGCTTCGGTTGAAAAGCCAGTTGAAGTTTCTTTCTAA
- a CDS encoding M48 family metalloprotease — protein sequence MYSAIAANKRNTVIIMAGFLLLIGGLGWLASAIYGNPHISIIVIVVAAIYALIQYFAAARLAIAMSGGKEIQKRDDPRLWRIVENLAITTGMPMPRVFIIDDPALNAFATGRNPKNAIVAATSGILNALDDTELEAVMAHELGHVKNYDIRVSMIAFGLVSAIGLLSDLFIHMMWFSSSDDRDNVPPQLMIFGLIAIILAPIVAMLIQLAVSRQREYLADSTGAMTTRYPEGLARALEKIQHQGATLRRQNASTAHLFFANPLKGNFIGKLFSTHPPIEDRIARLRAMTEKM from the coding sequence ATGTATTCTGCCATTGCTGCTAATAAAAGAAATACGGTCATTATTATGGCCGGCTTTCTTTTGCTCATCGGGGGGCTCGGGTGGTTGGCCAGTGCTATTTATGGCAACCCACACATTTCAATTATTGTTATTGTAGTAGCGGCAATTTACGCACTGATTCAATACTTTGCCGCAGCACGGCTGGCGATTGCTATGTCGGGTGGTAAAGAAATCCAAAAGCGCGACGACCCGCGGTTGTGGCGGATTGTAGAGAACCTGGCAATCACAACTGGCATGCCAATGCCGAGAGTGTTTATAATTGACGATCCGGCTTTAAATGCTTTTGCTACCGGTCGCAACCCTAAAAATGCAATCGTGGCAGCGACCTCGGGAATCCTAAATGCTCTTGACGACACCGAGCTCGAAGCGGTGATGGCGCACGAGCTTGGCCACGTCAAAAACTACGACATTCGCGTGTCGATGATTGCGTTTGGCTTAGTCAGCGCGATCGGCTTGCTTTCTGATTTGTTTATTCACATGATGTGGTTTAGCAGTAGTGACGACCGCGATAATGTACCGCCGCAGCTCATGATTTTTGGTTTAATCGCGATTATTCTGGCGCCGATTGTGGCCATGTTAATTCAGCTAGCGGTTTCTCGCCAACGAGAATACCTGGCCGATTCTACTGGTGCTATGACCACTCGTTACCCCGAGGGCCTGGCGCGCGCGCTTGAGAAAATTCAACACCAAGGTGCCACGCTCCGTCGCCAAAATGCCTCAACCGCCCATTTGTTTTTCGCAAACCCCTTAAAAGGTAACTTTATTGGTAAACTATTTAGTACGCACCCGCCAATTGAAGATCGCATTGCTCGGCTGCGTGCCATGACGGAAAAAATGTAA
- the ligA gene encoding NAD-dependent DNA ligase LigA, whose amino-acid sequence MPSKDIIERAEKLRAQLHRYSYEYHALDAPSVSDAVYDTLFAELKAIEAQYPELITPDSPTQRVGVAPIAKFEKVAHSSRMISLNDVFNREEVEAWLKRTRRLAPMMDEKVEFFVDIKMDGLACSLVYQDGRLQRAVTRGDGYIGEDVTSNVRTIASVPLLLHETPEFAQFRRGRTEVRGEIVMYKKDFEALNTQLAKEGKKTYANPRNLAAGTIRQLDPRITVERKLYFRAYDILRDNPDEISTNMRAYDILHGLGFIINKEAQVFHSLDELMDFAKIWEKKRLTLPYNTDGMVVKLNDRKLYAELGVVGKNPRGAIAYKYPAEEATTRIKDIFVSIGRTGAATPVAMLEPVVVVGSTVQMATLHNQDEVERKGVLIGDTVVVRKAGDIIPEVVQPLVELRSGTEQPFVMPTQCPECDTKLIRPEAEAVWRCPNPACPARMLRHIQHFASRSAMDITGLGEKNVEALLDAGLVGDPADLYALTKDQVLSLERFAEISATNLINAINEKRNPPFGKFLYALGIRHVGAQTAVDLANEFKTFAALQAATLEQLQAVEGVGDVVAESIVAWFEDPENQKLLQKFQKNGVVVQQVADTKPGKLTGVSFVITGSLSAMSRDEAADKIRELGGSFQSSVAKDTTYLVAGGSVGASKLAKAEKYGTKIIDEAAFLELLES is encoded by the coding sequence ATGCCGAGTAAAGATATTATTGAACGAGCCGAAAAGCTGCGCGCACAGCTGCATCGCTATTCTTACGAATACCACGCGCTCGATGCTCCGTCAGTTTCTGATGCGGTCTACGACACGCTATTTGCCGAGTTAAAGGCCATTGAAGCACAATACCCTGAACTTATTACCCCAGATAGTCCCACCCAGCGGGTCGGTGTGGCGCCAATAGCTAAATTTGAAAAAGTTGCCCATTCCAGCCGCATGATTAGCCTAAACGACGTCTTTAACCGCGAAGAAGTTGAAGCTTGGCTCAAGCGCACTCGCCGTTTGGCACCGATGATGGATGAAAAAGTAGAGTTTTTTGTCGATATTAAAATGGATGGTCTGGCGTGCTCGCTGGTGTATCAAGACGGCAGGCTGCAGCGAGCAGTTACGCGGGGCGATGGCTATATTGGTGAAGATGTGACCAGTAACGTTCGGACTATTGCTAGCGTGCCGCTTTTACTCCACGAAACACCAGAATTTGCCCAATTTCGGCGTGGCCGGACCGAAGTCCGCGGCGAAATTGTGATGTATAAAAAAGATTTCGAAGCTCTTAATACCCAGCTCGCTAAAGAGGGCAAAAAAACTTACGCCAATCCGCGCAACTTAGCAGCTGGTACCATTCGTCAACTCGATCCGCGCATTACCGTCGAGCGCAAGCTGTATTTTCGCGCCTACGATATTCTACGCGACAACCCCGATGAAATCTCTACCAACATGCGTGCCTACGACATCCTTCATGGTCTTGGGTTCATTATTAATAAAGAAGCCCAAGTGTTTCATTCGCTCGATGAACTAATGGATTTTGCAAAGATTTGGGAGAAAAAGCGCCTGACTTTGCCGTACAACACCGATGGCATGGTGGTAAAACTCAACGACCGCAAGCTCTACGCCGAACTTGGGGTAGTGGGGAAGAACCCGCGCGGGGCAATTGCCTATAAATACCCGGCCGAAGAAGCTACTACTCGAATTAAAGATATTTTTGTCAGCATCGGCCGTACTGGTGCCGCGACACCGGTGGCGATGCTCGAGCCGGTAGTAGTAGTTGGTTCAACCGTGCAGATGGCCACCTTGCACAACCAAGACGAAGTTGAGCGAAAAGGCGTGCTTATTGGTGATACGGTAGTTGTTCGAAAGGCTGGCGATATTATTCCTGAAGTGGTGCAGCCGCTGGTAGAGTTACGCAGCGGCACTGAGCAACCCTTTGTTATGCCGACACAGTGCCCCGAGTGCGATACCAAACTTATCCGGCCAGAAGCCGAAGCGGTCTGGCGCTGCCCCAACCCCGCCTGCCCGGCGCGAATGCTGCGGCATATTCAGCATTTTGCAAGCCGCAGCGCCATGGATATAACGGGCCTAGGGGAAAAGAACGTTGAGGCTTTGCTTGATGCTGGTTTGGTTGGTGACCCAGCAGATCTGTATGCTCTAACCAAGGACCAAGTACTCAGCCTCGAACGGTTTGCCGAAATCAGTGCCACCAACCTAATAAACGCTATCAACGAAAAGCGCAATCCGCCGTTTGGTAAATTTCTCTACGCGCTTGGTATTCGTCATGTTGGTGCGCAAACCGCTGTTGATCTAGCGAACGAATTTAAAACTTTTGCAGCTCTGCAAGCCGCAACCCTTGAACAGTTACAGGCGGTGGAAGGTGTTGGCGATGTAGTGGCAGAGTCAATCGTTGCCTGGTTTGAAGACCCGGAAAACCAGAAGTTGCTGCAAAAGTTCCAGAAGAATGGGGTGGTTGTGCAACAAGTCGCCGACACAAAACCCGGTAAGCTTACCGGCGTATCGTTTGTAATAACTGGCTCGCTAAGCGCTATGAGCAGGGATGAAGCTGCCGACAAAATTCGCGAACTCGGCGGTTCCTTCCAAAGCAGTGTCGCTAAAGACACCACCTATCTTGTGGCGGGCGGCAGTGTCGGAGCTAGCAAACTTGCCAAAGCCGAGAAGTACGGCACGAAAATTATCGATGAAGCGGCTTTTTTGGAGCTGCTTGAGTCTTGA
- a CDS encoding RNA-binding protein yields MAQKLFVNNLAWETTSESLAAHFAPMGDIEEAIVVQDRDSGRSRGYGFVTFKNDEDGKKAVDQLNGSELDGRNINVNEARPREERPRRDYSSNGNQNGGGSFRQRSW; encoded by the coding sequence ATGGCACAAAAATTGTTTGTAAACAATCTCGCTTGGGAAACCACTAGCGAGAGTTTAGCTGCTCATTTCGCCCCTATGGGTGATATCGAAGAAGCAATCGTTGTTCAGGATCGTGATAGCGGCCGTAGCCGAGGCTACGGCTTTGTTACTTTCAAGAACGACGAAGACGGCAAAAAAGCTGTTGATCAGTTGAATGGTAGCGAACTTGATGGTCGCAACATTAACGTCAACGAAGCTCGCCCACGCGAGGAACGCCCACGCCGCGACTACAGCAGCAACGGCAACCAAAACGGTGGCGGTAGCTTCCGTCAACGCAGCTGGTAA
- a CDS encoding L-histidine N(alpha)-methyltransferase, with protein MQYYRNIDVSKKYHVSLTAVAKWIDAAKQGRIELQLHQEGQRVYIANTAKNQLIMDELARERKKFINSRSRKTVRPSARFYELYNEEEIFDIIANIEKHREIPLQYAYFDGGADFWDKYMQKLLNDTTPNTLTSTIKLLELAQSSITTLIGSNKRVNVVDLGVGNAMPVHGLLSNLLRQGLLNRYVAIDDSKAMLDIAEQNIKEWFDDKVNFEGHVRDILTDRFDDLLARDSFDGSNAMNVVLLLGGTLSNLRNPEYTLELIHRSMGRNDLLVFTRKLDTPRARTFFDFNPDDSVAPLPPRHKMIPDLLNIDESFYDVEQLFDTTDQARYIRIRMKVTLSIIFEIDGRERTVTLEKGDALLLWRARHQNTFDVIRQFDRNNFELLNASKTRDNEYILLIYEVKDDTAR; from the coding sequence ATGCAGTATTACCGAAATATCGATGTCTCTAAAAAATATCATGTCTCTTTGACCGCAGTTGCAAAATGGATCGACGCTGCCAAACAAGGCAGGATTGAGCTGCAGCTCCACCAGGAAGGGCAGCGCGTGTACATTGCAAACACCGCTAAAAATCAGTTAATCATGGACGAACTCGCCCGCGAGCGCAAGAAATTTATTAACAGCCGTTCTCGCAAAACCGTTCGGCCGTCGGCGCGTTTTTACGAGCTGTATAACGAAGAAGAAATCTTTGATATTATCGCGAACATTGAGAAGCATCGGGAGATTCCGTTGCAGTATGCTTATTTTGATGGCGGGGCCGATTTCTGGGATAAGTATATGCAGAAGCTGCTTAACGATACCACACCGAATACCCTCACAAGTACAATAAAACTTTTGGAACTTGCGCAAAGCTCAATAACAACTCTTATAGGCAGTAATAAGCGTGTTAATGTAGTCGATCTTGGCGTTGGTAATGCCATGCCTGTTCATGGCCTTCTATCTAACTTATTGCGGCAAGGATTGCTGAATCGTTATGTAGCGATTGATGACAGTAAGGCAATGCTCGATATTGCTGAGCAAAACATCAAAGAATGGTTTGATGACAAGGTTAACTTTGAAGGGCATGTTCGGGATATTCTCACGGATAGATTCGACGATCTACTCGCAAGAGATTCTTTCGATGGCAGTAATGCAATGAACGTCGTGTTACTGCTTGGTGGGACGCTAAGTAATCTGCGTAACCCTGAATATACGCTTGAGCTGATTCATCGCAGCATGGGAAGAAACGACTTGCTCGTATTTACAAGAAAATTAGACACCCCACGAGCACGTACTTTCTTTGATTTTAATCCAGATGATAGTGTTGCACCGTTGCCGCCTCGGCACAAGATGATCCCCGATCTCCTCAACATCGACGAATCCTTCTACGACGTCGAGCAACTTTTCGACACTACCGATCAAGCTCGATACATCCGTATCCGTATGAAAGTCACGTTATCGATCATCTTTGAAATTGACGGACGCGAACGCACCGTTACCCTTGAAAAAGGTGATGCGCTGCTTTTGTGGCGGGCTCGTCATCAAAATACCTTCGATGTAATTCGGCAGTTCGATCGCAATAACTTTGAACTGCTAAACGCCAGCAAAACTCGAGATAACGAATATATCCTGTTAATTTACGAAGTAAAAGACGACACCGCACGCTAA
- a CDS encoding Mur ligase family protein, with protein MFKKFIQKRLEKLVQKYLQKHKPVLVLVVGSVGKTSAKMAIATVLAERFRVRTHEGNHNMHMSAPLAILGIEYPGKIRSVGAWLKVFQAARLRIKGEKDVDVIVQELGTDMPGDIAHFGTYLQADIAVVTAVSNEHMEFFKTIEAVAREEFSVASFSKLLAVNRDDISGEYASMVTTANVSTYGLSGAAEYRLLIEDSNFETGFTGKLITQEVGEINVNLKVVGEHNTKAAVAAGLVAAKLGLTAEEIKGGIAKIRPVKGRMNVLRGQNNTILIDDSYNSSAIAAVAALQTIYKIQAPQRIAILGSINEMGELSQQEHEKVGNMCDPNALAWVVTVGEQAKRYLAPAAVRRGCQVRSFISPYDAGAFVHSVMEKGAVILAKGSQNGVFTEEAIKILLHSTDDEANLVRQSPAWLAIKQRQFSKF; from the coding sequence ATGTTTAAAAAATTTATCCAAAAACGGCTTGAAAAGCTGGTGCAAAAATATTTACAAAAGCACAAACCGGTGTTGGTGTTAGTTGTCGGGAGTGTCGGGAAGACGAGTGCTAAAATGGCAATTGCCACGGTGCTCGCCGAACGTTTTCGGGTGCGGACGCACGAAGGCAACCACAACATGCATATGAGCGCGCCGTTGGCGATTTTGGGCATTGAGTATCCGGGCAAAATTCGGTCGGTCGGTGCTTGGCTAAAAGTCTTTCAAGCGGCACGGCTGCGTATAAAAGGTGAAAAAGACGTTGACGTAATTGTGCAAGAACTGGGCACCGACATGCCCGGCGATATTGCCCATTTTGGCACCTATCTGCAGGCCGATATTGCCGTGGTGACGGCGGTTAGCAATGAACACATGGAGTTTTTCAAAACTATTGAAGCCGTCGCGCGTGAAGAGTTTTCGGTGGCTAGCTTCAGCAAGCTGCTTGCCGTGAACCGCGACGACATTTCTGGCGAATATGCATCTATGGTTACCACCGCCAATGTCAGTACTTATGGCCTAAGCGGTGCAGCGGAATACCGCTTGCTGATTGAAGATAGCAATTTTGAAACCGGTTTTACGGGCAAGTTAATCACTCAGGAAGTCGGCGAGATCAACGTTAATTTAAAGGTGGTGGGCGAGCATAACACCAAGGCGGCGGTGGCGGCTGGCTTGGTGGCTGCAAAACTTGGCTTAACGGCCGAAGAGATTAAAGGCGGCATCGCGAAAATTCGCCCGGTGAAAGGCCGGATGAACGTGCTGAGGGGCCAGAACAACACCATATTGATTGACGACTCGTACAATTCAAGCGCGATTGCGGCGGTGGCGGCGCTGCAGACAATCTACAAAATACAGGCGCCACAGCGAATAGCGATTTTAGGCAGTATCAACGAAATGGGCGAACTATCGCAGCAAGAACACGAAAAAGTTGGTAATATGTGCGACCCTAACGCACTTGCCTGGGTAGTAACCGTGGGCGAGCAGGCGAAGCGCTACTTAGCGCCGGCAGCGGTGCGGCGCGGCTGCCAGGTGCGGAGCTTTATTTCCCCATATGACGCCGGAGCTTTTGTGCACAGCGTGATGGAAAAAGGTGCGGTGATTCTTGCCAAAGGTTCGCAAAATGGCGTGTTTACCGAAGAAGCGATTAAAATTTTGCTCCATTCTACCGACGACGAAGCCAACCTCGTTCGACAATCGCCAGCTTGGCTTGCTATTAAGCAGCGACAGTTTAGTAAGTTTTAA